The following coding sequences lie in one Montipora foliosa isolate CH-2021 chromosome 11, ASM3666993v2, whole genome shotgun sequence genomic window:
- the LOC137976686 gene encoding uncharacterized protein, producing MSISQDQINLLKKGPSFCPIPKDVDWQRVYDDLEAFEARLRTAVFFIENSPEDSQESTGHLPQVPKEKKWKPPPSSYPELELFLSSVRRDLINPRNIKLARDNLTKGERVALKQFRNSDVVIRIQDKGSRFVLIEKGEYEDKMFGQLQNQLHYKPLQEDPTITHVTRVESWCDKWVRKGEISNQVANWIVNKEAKPGVAFGNIKTHKVGNPLRLITSCCGTAIENLSAFTEFYLQPLARELLSFIKDTTDLLNRIEDLNQSGPFPEGTLLVSWDVVSMFPNIDNQLGLTAVKKALDARENQLPSTNCILEAVEICLKSNHSVFKGNFFPQIHGTAMGPKNACSYADLAMGEIDFQAKFSGPIKPALWWRYRDDVFDLWQQGLPALHEFTEFKFFIPYYKI from the coding sequence ATGTCCATTAGCCAAGACCAAATCAATCTACTCAAGAAAGGACCATCTTTCTGCCCCATACCAAAAGATGTTGACTGGCAACGTGTATACGACGATTTGGAAGCTTTTGAGGCCCGCTTGCGGACAGCAgtctttttcattgaaaatagCCCTGAAGATAGTCAAGAGTCAACTGGTCACCTTCCTCAAGTtccgaaagaaaagaaatggaagccacCACCATCAAGCTATCCAGAACTTGAACTTTTTCTATCCAGTGTTAGGCGTGATTTGATAAATCCTCGGAATATTAAATTAGCTAGAGATAACCTAACCAAAGGAGAACGAGTTGCGTTAAAACAATTTAGAAATTCTGATGTGGTAATTCGGATACAAGATAAAGGTTCTCGCTTTGTTTTAATTGAGAAAGGGGAATACGAGGATAAAATGTTCGGTCAGCTTCAAAACCAATTGCATTATAAACCCTTACAAGAGGATCCTACTATTACGCATGTGACTCGGGTTGAGAGCTGGTGTGACAAATGGGTCAGAAAAGGTGAAATTTCAAACCAAGTAGCTAATTGGATAGTTAACAAAGAAGCCAAACCAGGGGTTGCCTTTGGAAACATCAAAACCCACAAAGTAGGGAATCCTCTTAGGCTCATCACATCTTGTTGTGGTACGGCAATAGAAAATCTCTCAGCCTTCACTGAATTTTATTTGCAACCACTGGCTCGTGAATTGCTGTCTTTCATCAAAGATACTACCGATTTGCTGAATAGGATTGAGGATCTTAACCAGAGTGGCCCTTTTCCCGAGGGCACTTTATTAGTTTCATGGGATGTTGTGTCAATGTTCCCTAACATTGATAATCAACTTGGTCTCACTGCAGTGAAGAAAGCACTGGATGCTAGAGAAAATCAGCTTCCATCTACAAATTGTATTTTGGAAGCGGTAGAAATTTGTTTGAAGAGCAATCATTCGGTTTTTAAAGGAAATTTTTTTCCACAAATTCATGGCACAGCTATGGGCCCAAAGAATGCTTGTAGTTACGCGGATCTTGCCATGGGTGAAATAGATTTTCAGGCTAAATTTTCTGGCCCCATAAAGCCGGCTTTATGGTGGCGATACCGTGACGATGTTTTTGACCTTTGGCAACAGGGCCTTCCTGCACTGCATGAGTTTACCGAATTTAAATTCTTTATACCCTACTataaaatttga